One window of the Pseudofrankia sp. DC12 genome contains the following:
- a CDS encoding molybdenum cofactor guanylyltransferase produces the protein MTGSPAARRGGVVLAGGRSVRMGTAKAALEWHGSTFLRRTVGIVGRAVDGPVVVVRASGQRLPDLPLGTLVVDDPREDKGPVQGMAAGLTVLLGRAESAFVASTDLPFLHPAFVTTVLRALDGPAGPDVVLPVARGYQQPLAAGYRTGLGELAARLVEQDRLRPAFLFEACAVLRLDEAALRADPVLAALDPDLDSLLNVNTPADYAAARARPAPAVAVRLVGAGGPPDPPGGPRLVPAATIQEAADAVRLPVGRAVTAALNGAMVTDAATPLVPGDAVSFLVAGPRG, from the coding sequence ATGACTGGATCACCGGCCGCGCGCCGCGGTGGCGTCGTGCTGGCCGGCGGGCGGTCCGTCCGGATGGGGACGGCGAAGGCGGCGCTGGAGTGGCACGGGTCGACGTTCCTGCGTCGGACGGTGGGCATCGTCGGGCGGGCGGTCGACGGGCCGGTGGTCGTCGTGCGGGCCAGCGGGCAGCGGCTCCCGGATCTGCCCCTCGGCACGCTGGTGGTTGACGACCCGCGCGAGGACAAGGGCCCGGTCCAGGGGATGGCGGCCGGGCTGACCGTGTTGCTCGGCCGGGCCGAGAGCGCGTTCGTCGCGTCGACCGACCTGCCGTTCCTGCATCCAGCCTTCGTCACGACGGTGCTCCGGGCGCTTGACGGCCCGGCCGGTCCGGACGTCGTTCTGCCGGTCGCGCGTGGTTACCAGCAGCCGTTGGCCGCCGGCTACCGGACGGGGCTCGGCGAGCTCGCCGCCCGGCTGGTCGAGCAGGACCGGTTGCGTCCGGCCTTCCTCTTCGAGGCCTGCGCCGTGCTCCGGCTGGACGAAGCCGCGCTCAGGGCCGATCCGGTGCTCGCGGCCCTGGACCCGGACCTGGACTCCCTGCTGAACGTCAACACTCCCGCCGACTACGCGGCCGCCCGCGCTCGTCCGGCACCCGCCGTCGCCGTGCGGCTGGTCGGCGCGGGCGGCCCGCCGGACCCGCCCGGCGGGCCGCGGCTGGTGCCCGCGGCGACGATCCAGGAAGCCGCCGACGCCGTCCGCCTGCCGGTGGGCCGGGCGGTGACGGCGGCGCTGAACGGCGCCATGGTCACCGACGCCGCGACACCTCTCGTGCCGGGCGACGCGGTCTCCTTCCTGGTCGCCGGCCCGCGTGGCTGA
- a CDS encoding ATP-binding cassette domain-containing protein: MGTSIEVDGLHKRFGGTKALDGMTFTVSPGRVTGFVGPNGAGKSTTMRVVLGLDAPDAGTALVGGRRYATLPRPLGWVGALLDATAQQPGRSARDHLLWLAHSQGLGRRRVDEVLDIVGLAGAARRKAGGYSLGMRQRLGIAAALLGDPPVLMFDEPFNGMDPQGIVWMRGFLRALADGDRTVLVSSHLMSELQDAVGRRVGAAVARRLTVHRRRALAPSRRRPVSSGAAGRPGTGRDRPVARGGRHRRAPVRGPGHDRVGHRRRRRRRRRGDAHPLGSPGRRRPQPSCRWPATSAPT, encoded by the coding sequence ATGGGAACGAGCATTGAGGTTGACGGTCTGCACAAACGGTTCGGTGGGACCAAGGCCCTGGACGGGATGACCTTCACGGTGTCACCGGGCCGGGTGACGGGGTTTGTCGGGCCGAACGGGGCCGGCAAGTCCACGACGATGCGGGTCGTCCTCGGCCTGGACGCGCCCGACGCAGGCACGGCGCTGGTCGGCGGCCGGCGGTACGCGACGCTGCCGCGCCCGCTCGGCTGGGTCGGCGCGCTTCTCGACGCGACGGCGCAGCAGCCGGGCCGCTCCGCCCGCGACCACCTGCTGTGGCTGGCGCACTCGCAGGGGCTCGGCCGCCGCCGCGTCGACGAGGTGCTCGACATCGTCGGCCTCGCGGGCGCAGCCCGGCGCAAGGCCGGCGGCTACTCGCTCGGGATGCGCCAGCGGCTCGGGATCGCCGCCGCGCTGCTCGGCGACCCACCGGTGCTGATGTTCGACGAGCCGTTCAACGGCATGGACCCGCAGGGCATCGTGTGGATGCGCGGCTTCCTGCGGGCGCTCGCCGACGGCGACCGGACGGTGCTGGTCTCCAGCCACCTGATGAGCGAGCTGCAGGACGCTGTTGGCCGGCGGGTTGGTGCTGCGGTTGCGCGACGCCTGACGGTCCATCGACGGCGTGCCTTGGCCCCGTCGCGCCGGCGGCCAGTGTCGTCCGGCGCGGCGGGCCGCCCCGGGACCGGCCGCGACCGACCTGTGGCTCGGGGCGGACGGCATCGCCGCGCACCTGTCCGCGGCCCAGGGCACGACCGCGTCGGACATCGACGACGCCGCCGCCGCCGCCGCCGCGGGGATGCTCACCCGCTCGGTTCACCCGGCCGGAGGAGGCCGCAGCCGTCCTGCCGCTGGCCAGCGACGTCCGCGCCAACATGA
- a CDS encoding HAMP domain-containing sensor histidine kinase — protein MIKVRRTVRMRLTVLYSVLFVVSSVVLLGITNGVGSTSVSSTAVATRPDPVSPPAGSGAVRMSVSHGYLLGSLIALGVMAVVSVVVGWLAAGRALRPLRAMIAATRRISADSLHERLAMQGPKDELKDLSDTIDALLGRLDGAFGAQRRFVANASHELRTPLATVRALVDVAAAKPGPVPVETITLAGRVRVELDRVDELLDGLLALARGQHGALPDRAVIALDQAVSSRLAPRADQLAGRGLQLHRVYSLEETWIVASQPLLSRMIDNLLDNAILHNHDGGWIRVATAVSGPAARVIVENGGDVLAQEEVAELGRPFRRLGVERTGSDAAGAGLGLSIVAAIAEADGGTLDLRARADGGLRVTVGLPRAAASGAAGAALPGVVA, from the coding sequence GTGATCAAGGTGCGTCGGACCGTCCGGATGCGGCTGACGGTGCTGTACAGCGTGCTGTTCGTGGTCTCCTCCGTGGTGCTGCTGGGGATCACCAACGGGGTGGGGTCGACGTCGGTCTCCTCCACCGCGGTGGCCACCCGCCCGGACCCGGTCAGCCCGCCCGCCGGGTCAGGCGCCGTCCGCATGTCGGTGTCCCACGGCTACCTGCTCGGGTCGCTGATCGCGCTCGGGGTGATGGCGGTCGTGTCAGTCGTGGTCGGCTGGCTCGCCGCCGGCCGCGCGCTGCGGCCACTGCGGGCGATGATCGCGGCCACCCGCCGGATCTCCGCGGACAGCCTGCACGAGCGGCTCGCGATGCAGGGCCCGAAGGACGAGCTCAAGGACCTTTCGGACACCATTGACGCCCTGCTGGGACGCCTGGACGGGGCGTTCGGGGCGCAGCGCCGCTTCGTCGCGAACGCGTCGCACGAGCTGCGCACCCCGCTGGCCACCGTCCGGGCGCTCGTCGACGTCGCCGCGGCCAAGCCGGGCCCGGTGCCGGTCGAGACGATCACCCTGGCCGGCCGGGTGCGCGTCGAGCTGGACCGGGTGGACGAGCTGCTCGACGGCCTGCTCGCCCTCGCCCGCGGCCAGCACGGCGCCCTGCCCGACCGGGCGGTCATCGCCCTGGACCAGGCCGTCTCGTCCCGGCTCGCCCCCCGCGCGGACCAGCTCGCCGGCCGGGGCCTCCAGTTGCACCGGGTGTACAGCCTGGAGGAGACCTGGATCGTGGCCAGTCAGCCGCTGCTGAGCCGGATGATCGACAACCTGCTCGACAACGCGATCCTGCACAACCACGACGGCGGCTGGATCCGGGTCGCCACGGCCGTGTCCGGCCCGGCGGCCCGGGTGATCGTCGAGAACGGCGGGGACGTGCTGGCACAGGAGGAGGTCGCCGAGCTGGGCCGGCCCTTCCGCCGGCTCGGGGTGGAGCGCACCGGGTCGGACGCGGCCGGCGCCGGGCTGGGCCTCTCGATCGTGGCCGCCATCGCCGAGGCCGACGGCGGCACACTCGACCTGCGTGCCCGCGCCGACGGCGGCCTCCGGGTCACCGTCGGCCTGCCGCGGGCCGCGGCCTCGGGCGCGGCGGGCGCCGCACTGCCGGGGGTTGTGGCGTGA
- a CDS encoding response regulator transcription factor: MRVLVVEDARRLAAVLVEGLRDQAIAADVAHDGLEAAAKLATNSYDVVVLDRDLPGIHGDTLCQMIAGRDDRVMVLMLTAADSPVDRVSGLSLGADDYLTKPFHFPELVLRIRALARRSPAARPATLRAVGVELDTIRRTVTRDGRPLDLSAKEFSVLEALLRASPAYLSAEDLLEQVWDEHADPFTNTVLVTIGRLRRKLGDPPVIATTPRVGYRIAAV; encoded by the coding sequence GTGAGGGTGCTGGTGGTCGAGGACGCGCGCCGGCTCGCCGCCGTCCTGGTCGAGGGGCTGCGGGACCAGGCGATTGCGGCCGACGTCGCGCACGACGGCCTGGAGGCCGCGGCCAAGCTGGCCACCAACAGCTACGACGTCGTCGTCCTCGATCGCGACCTGCCCGGCATCCATGGCGACACGCTCTGCCAGATGATCGCCGGGCGGGACGACCGGGTCATGGTGCTCATGCTCACCGCCGCGGACTCCCCGGTCGACCGGGTCAGCGGGCTCTCGCTCGGCGCCGACGACTACCTGACCAAGCCGTTCCACTTCCCCGAGCTGGTACTGCGGATTCGCGCGCTCGCCCGCCGGAGCCCCGCCGCCCGGCCGGCGACGCTGCGGGCCGTGGGCGTCGAGCTCGACACGATCCGCCGGACCGTCACCCGGGACGGCCGGCCGCTCGACCTGTCCGCCAAGGAGTTCTCGGTGCTGGAGGCGCTGCTGCGGGCGAGCCCGGCGTATCTGAGCGCCGAGGACCTGCTGGAGCAGGTGTGGGACGAGCACGCCGACCCGTTCACCAACACCGTTCTGGTCACCATCGGCCGGCTTCGCCGCAAGCTCGGCGACCCGCCGGTCATCGCCACGACTCCCCGGGTCGGCTACCGGATCGCCGCCGTCTGA
- a CDS encoding FAD-binding protein yields MASDAAMAANWAGNVRFGAERVVAPESVEELQEVVAGTRKARALGTGHSFSRIADTDGTLISTARLPRRIRIDAGGTVTVSGGARYGDLARELETAGWALRNLGSLPHISIAGACATGTHGSGNGNGNLATSVAGLELVTASGELASVRRGVDPDFEGHVIALGALGVTVAVTLDLVPTFQVRQLVYEGLTQARLLASVDDIFAAAYSVGVFTGWDPASSQVWLKQRVDEPDGDGEPPAERFGARLATRPLHPVPGIDPAHTTRQLGVPGPWHERLPHFRLDFTPSAGDELQTEYFVARKHAAAAIEAIFAIGATVRPALQISEIRTVAADSLWLSPAYQRDVMALHFTWLPDEATVLPAVAAVERQLAPFAPAPHWGKVFSLPPDAVRAGYPCAAQFLALAARRDPGAVFRNQYLDTYLPMG; encoded by the coding sequence ATGGCGAGCGATGCGGCGATGGCGGCGAACTGGGCCGGGAACGTGCGGTTCGGGGCGGAGCGGGTCGTCGCGCCGGAATCGGTTGAAGAACTCCAGGAGGTCGTCGCCGGTACTCGGAAGGCACGGGCTCTGGGCACCGGGCATTCGTTCAGCCGGATCGCCGACACCGACGGAACGCTGATCTCGACCGCGCGGCTGCCACGCCGAATCCGGATCGACGCCGGTGGCACCGTGACAGTGAGCGGTGGCGCCCGATATGGCGACCTCGCCCGTGAGCTGGAGACGGCCGGCTGGGCGCTGCGCAATCTCGGCTCACTGCCACACATCTCGATCGCCGGCGCGTGCGCGACCGGAACGCACGGCTCCGGGAACGGCAACGGCAACCTGGCGACGTCGGTGGCCGGGTTGGAGCTGGTCACCGCGTCGGGCGAACTGGCCTCCGTCCGCCGTGGCGTCGACCCGGACTTCGAGGGCCACGTCATCGCGCTCGGCGCCCTCGGCGTGACCGTCGCGGTGACGCTCGACCTTGTGCCCACGTTCCAGGTCCGTCAGCTCGTCTACGAGGGCCTGACCCAGGCCCGCCTGCTGGCCTCCGTCGACGACATCTTCGCCGCCGCCTACAGCGTAGGTGTCTTCACCGGCTGGGACCCGGCGTCGTCCCAGGTCTGGCTCAAGCAACGGGTCGATGAGCCCGACGGCGACGGTGAACCGCCGGCCGAGCGGTTCGGCGCCCGGCTCGCCACCCGGCCGCTGCATCCGGTGCCGGGCATCGACCCGGCGCACACGACGCGGCAGCTCGGCGTCCCCGGGCCGTGGCACGAGCGGCTGCCGCATTTCCGGCTGGACTTCACGCCGAGCGCCGGGGACGAGCTGCAGACCGAGTACTTCGTGGCCCGGAAGCACGCCGCCGCCGCGATCGAGGCCATCTTCGCGATCGGCGCGACCGTCCGGCCGGCCCTGCAGATCAGCGAGATCCGCACCGTCGCCGCCGACAGCCTCTGGCTGAGCCCGGCCTACCAGCGTGACGTCATGGCCCTGCACTTCACCTGGCTGCCGGACGAGGCCACGGTGCTGCCGGCCGTCGCCGCCGTCGAACGCCAGCTCGCCCCGTTCGCCCCGGCCCCCCATTGGGGAAAGGTCTTCTCGCTACCCCCCGATGCCGTCCGGGCCGGCTATCCCTGTGCGGCACAGTTTCTTGCTCTCGCCGCCCGACGGGACCCGGGAGCGGTCTTCCGCAACCAGTACCTCGACACCTACCTGCCAATGGGCTGA
- a CDS encoding TetR family transcriptional regulator codes for MADLDFANVPGVAVVAGGSGGSGAEACRRLAELGSDVVLVTGGRGSTRGRRAGSPDTRGRVLEIARRRFLADGYRAVTLRSVAAEAGVDVALISYFFGSKRGLFGAALGLPANPAELLRAALPGDRATMPERVLRTLLTTWDDPEHGPRLRVLATPVTQEPEFTRMFRELVQREMTEQMAEYVGGADAPARAAVFTTQLGGVIFARYVLALEPIASLPADELVRHLIPGLRAVLYDSAAPPRRR; via the coding sequence GTGGCTGACCTGGACTTCGCGAACGTGCCCGGGGTGGCGGTCGTCGCCGGTGGGAGCGGCGGGAGCGGCGCCGAGGCCTGCCGGCGGCTCGCCGAGCTCGGCAGCGACGTCGTCCTGGTGACCGGCGGCAGGGGCAGCACCCGGGGACGGCGGGCGGGCAGCCCGGACACCCGCGGACGCGTGCTCGAGATCGCGCGGCGCCGGTTCCTGGCCGACGGCTACCGGGCGGTGACGCTGCGGTCGGTAGCCGCCGAGGCGGGCGTTGACGTCGCCCTGATCAGCTACTTCTTCGGCTCCAAGCGGGGCCTGTTCGGCGCGGCGCTAGGACTGCCCGCGAACCCGGCCGAGCTGCTGCGCGCGGCGCTGCCGGGAGACCGGGCGACCATGCCGGAACGGGTGCTGCGCACGCTGCTGACCACCTGGGACGACCCGGAGCACGGCCCCCGGCTCCGGGTCCTCGCGACCCCGGTCACGCAGGAGCCCGAGTTCACGCGGATGTTCCGCGAGCTCGTCCAGCGCGAGATGACCGAGCAGATGGCCGAGTACGTCGGCGGCGCCGACGCCCCGGCCCGCGCGGCCGTCTTCACCACCCAGCTGGGGGGCGTCATCTTCGCCCGCTACGTCCTCGCGCTGGAACCGATCGCCAGCCTGCCGGCTGATGAATTGGTCCGCCATCTCATTCCCGGGCTGCGGGCCGTGCTGTACGATTCGGCCGCGCCCCCGCGGCGGCGTTGA
- a CDS encoding TetR/AcrR family transcriptional regulator, with product MGQVTTSTTIAAVSAPATTTTSKAPPASFMGAAGLNAKGTRLNRRGLATRGRILKVAVDLLAAGGPDVVSANLIAREAGVTWGTIQHQFGEADGVWAAVIEHASFRPSFHPTMDRLAGLPLAARLEAIVDLVWNSLDSPSARAVNTLRLFLPRDAAVVERDHPRTAAALAAWDNRWAEVWDHAFDGLTVSRERLAKVRFLMPGAILGLHDIGGLSSYTDVSAARAGLVEALTLYLS from the coding sequence ATGGGCCAGGTGACCACCTCCACCACGATCGCCGCCGTCTCGGCGCCAGCTACGACAACGACCTCCAAGGCGCCGCCTGCGAGCTTCATGGGGGCGGCGGGCCTGAACGCCAAGGGAACCCGGTTGAACCGACGCGGGCTCGCCACCCGCGGGCGCATCCTGAAGGTCGCCGTGGACCTGCTCGCCGCCGGCGGGCCGGACGTCGTCAGCGCGAATCTGATCGCCCGGGAGGCCGGCGTCACCTGGGGGACGATCCAGCACCAGTTCGGCGAGGCCGACGGCGTCTGGGCGGCCGTCATCGAACACGCGTCCTTCCGGCCGAGCTTCCATCCGACCATGGACCGGCTGGCCGGCCTGCCGCTGGCGGCGCGCCTGGAGGCGATCGTCGATCTGGTCTGGAACTCGCTGGACTCGCCCAGCGCCCGCGCGGTCAACACGCTGCGGTTGTTCCTGCCGCGTGACGCGGCCGTGGTCGAACGGGACCACCCGCGCACCGCCGCCGCGCTGGCCGCCTGGGACAACCGGTGGGCCGAGGTGTGGGACCACGCGTTCGACGGCCTGACCGTCTCCAGGGAGCGCCTGGCCAAGGTCCGGTTCCTCATGCCGGGCGCGATCCTCGGCCTGCACGACATCGGCGGCCTGAGCAGCTACACCGACGTGTCCGCGGCCCGTGCCGGCCTCGTCGAGGCACTGACCCTCTATCTGTCCTGA
- a CDS encoding ATP-binding cassette domain-containing protein translates to MIEVHGLTKRYGERTAVADLTFTVRPGSVTGFLGPNGAGKSTTMRMIAGLDEPTAGTVRVNGRDYRSASAPMAELGILLEARAVHTSRSAYSHLLALAQTNGIPRRRVDEVIDLVGLREVARKRVGGFSLGMGQRLGVASALLGDPRTVVLDEPVNGLDPEGIRWVRTLLKSLAAEGRTIFVSSHLMSEMALTAERLIVIGRGRLLADTTVAELVAQASGSVVLVRSPRAGELRDLLVGPDVTISSAAAGELEVRGLSAAQIGDIACAHSVALHELATQRASLEQAFMEMTEDSVEYHAHTDAARSIPARREPVASGEAR, encoded by the coding sequence ATGATCGAAGTTCATGGGCTGACAAAACGCTACGGCGAGCGCACCGCCGTCGCGGACCTCACCTTCACGGTGCGGCCCGGAAGCGTGACCGGGTTCCTCGGGCCGAACGGCGCCGGTAAGTCCACCACCATGCGCATGATCGCCGGGCTGGACGAGCCGACCGCCGGCACCGTCCGGGTGAACGGCAGGGACTACCGGTCCGCCAGCGCCCCGATGGCCGAGCTCGGCATCCTGCTGGAGGCCCGCGCGGTGCACACCAGCCGCTCGGCCTACAGCCACCTGCTCGCCCTCGCACAGACGAACGGCATACCCCGCCGCCGCGTCGACGAGGTGATCGACCTGGTCGGCCTGCGCGAGGTCGCCAGGAAGCGGGTCGGTGGGTTCTCCCTCGGCATGGGCCAGCGGCTCGGGGTAGCCTCCGCGCTGCTCGGTGACCCCCGCACGGTCGTGCTGGACGAGCCGGTCAACGGCCTCGACCCCGAGGGCATCCGCTGGGTCCGCACGCTGCTGAAGTCGCTCGCCGCCGAGGGACGGACCATCTTCGTCTCCTCCCACCTGATGAGCGAGATGGCGCTGACCGCGGAGCGGCTGATCGTCATCGGCCGCGGCCGGCTGCTCGCCGACACGACCGTGGCCGAACTCGTCGCGCAGGCGTCGGGCTCCGTCGTTCTGGTGCGCTCGCCGCGGGCCGGCGAGCTGCGCGACCTGCTGGTCGGGCCGGATGTCACGATCTCCAGCGCCGCCGCCGGTGAGCTGGAGGTCCGGGGCCTGTCCGCCGCGCAGATCGGCGACATCGCCTGCGCGCACAGCGTGGCGCTGCACGAGCTGGCCACCCAGCGGGCGTCGCTGGAGCAGGCGTTCATGGAGATGACGGAGGACTCCGTCGAGTACCACGCGCACACGGACGCGGCCCGGTCCATCCCGGCCCGGCGTGAGCCCGTCGCGTCTGGAGAGGCCCGATGA
- a CDS encoding ABC transporter permease has product MTTTLAEPPTATAPPFPGMRVSQPRVIKSEWTKFRSLRSTLITLAAAVALTIGLAALFCAVIANHWDHLEPARKLTFDATEASLRGVTLAQLAVGVLGVLLVSGEYATGMIRASLTVVPRRLPVLWAKMAVFTAVVGVTSVISTLVAFFLGQSLLASKHLNVAFSHPHTARMVFGAAVYLLLVGLTGMALGGLFRNTAAGISSLVALYFVIPPLFELLPSSWATNISPYLPSNAGSAFWQRADPSLLSPGQGFLVILAWTAVFVVLAAVRLKRADA; this is encoded by the coding sequence ATGACCACCACCCTCGCCGAGCCGCCGACCGCGACGGCCCCGCCGTTCCCCGGCATGCGTGTCAGCCAGCCCCGGGTGATCAAGTCCGAGTGGACGAAGTTCCGCTCGCTGCGCTCGACGCTCATCACGCTGGCCGCCGCAGTGGCGCTGACCATCGGCCTCGCGGCGCTGTTCTGCGCCGTGATCGCCAATCACTGGGACCACCTCGAACCGGCCCGCAAGCTCACCTTCGACGCCACCGAGGCGAGCCTGCGCGGTGTGACGCTGGCGCAGCTCGCCGTCGGGGTGCTCGGCGTGCTGCTGGTCTCCGGCGAGTACGCGACCGGCATGATCCGTGCCTCGCTCACGGTCGTGCCCAGGCGGCTGCCGGTCCTCTGGGCCAAGATGGCTGTCTTCACGGCCGTCGTCGGCGTCACCTCCGTCATCTCGACGCTCGTCGCGTTCTTCCTCGGCCAGTCGCTGCTGGCCAGCAAGCACCTCAACGTGGCGTTCTCGCACCCGCACACGGCCCGGATGGTGTTTGGCGCGGCGGTCTACCTGCTGCTGGTGGGCCTCACCGGGATGGCGCTCGGCGGTCTGTTCCGCAACACCGCCGCCGGCATCTCCAGCCTCGTCGCGCTCTACTTCGTCATCCCGCCGCTGTTCGAACTGCTCCCGTCCTCCTGGGCGACGAACATCAGCCCGTACCTGCCGTCCAACGCCGGCTCGGCGTTCTGGCAGCGCGCGGACCCGAGCCTTCTCTCGCCGGGCCAGGGTTTCCTGGTGATCCTGGCCTGGACGGCCGTCTTCGTGGTCCTCGCGGCGGTCCGGCTCAAGCGAGCCGACGCCTAG
- a CDS encoding histidine kinase, which translates to MSVISPARWQAVQARARRAVPRPAWRPRQWAAVRGLAEAFDGDPSRNYARALALLAPVAVLALGMPSAVRDSLRAGHPLALTVSLTVALAATLLFRRRHPFTTFAVVSAIAFSQWLFDVRLMADIALLVAFYTVAACGSVWAIIAAGAVMEIGIGLAVDRWAEVGVWITVFVLLSGMAVAAGVLGIFARTRTAYLSQLRQRAERLERERDQQAELATARERGRIAREMHDIVAHHLTVIIALSEGAAATVGGSPDAARDAMSTVSATGREALADTRRLLGVLRGYTPDPALPAVAPGAPAEEDRAPQPGLASLETLLDQVRAAGLAVTLTVRGDGRALPGGLQLAVYRLIQESLTNALKHAGPGCAARVTVDYRPDRVLLDVVDDGAAGWQPDDPGLPGLAFVGQPVPPGRDAASAVSQNLVPPSPGSDGPVSAGHGVTGMRERVAAWGGELTCGPLRSGGWRVTACLPRSAATDRPAETVLPGAA; encoded by the coding sequence GTGAGCGTGATCTCGCCGGCGCGGTGGCAGGCGGTCCAGGCCAGGGCCAGGCGAGCCGTCCCCCGGCCCGCCTGGCGGCCTCGGCAGTGGGCAGCCGTGCGCGGTCTGGCCGAGGCGTTCGACGGCGACCCGTCGCGGAACTACGCTCGCGCCCTCGCGTTGCTCGCGCCGGTGGCCGTGCTGGCGCTCGGTATGCCGAGCGCGGTGCGTGACTCCTTGCGGGCGGGCCACCCGCTCGCCCTGACCGTCTCACTCACGGTCGCGCTCGCGGCGACGCTGCTGTTCCGCCGTCGCCACCCGTTCACGACGTTCGCCGTCGTCTCGGCGATCGCCTTCAGCCAGTGGCTGTTCGACGTCCGGCTGATGGCGGACATCGCGTTGCTCGTCGCGTTCTACACCGTCGCGGCCTGCGGGTCGGTCTGGGCGATCATCGCCGCCGGCGCGGTGATGGAGATCGGGATCGGGCTCGCGGTCGACCGGTGGGCGGAGGTAGGCGTCTGGATCACCGTTTTCGTCCTGCTGTCCGGGATGGCGGTGGCTGCCGGGGTGCTCGGGATCTTCGCGCGGACCCGCACCGCCTACCTCTCGCAGCTGCGGCAGCGGGCCGAGCGGCTCGAACGGGAGCGCGACCAGCAGGCCGAGCTCGCCACGGCCCGCGAGCGCGGCCGGATCGCCCGCGAGATGCACGACATCGTCGCCCACCACCTGACCGTCATCATCGCGCTGTCCGAGGGCGCGGCGGCGACGGTCGGCGGCTCGCCGGACGCCGCCCGCGACGCGATGAGCACGGTCTCCGCCACCGGCCGCGAGGCGCTGGCCGACACGCGCCGCCTGCTCGGCGTGCTGCGCGGCTACACCCCGGACCCGGCCCTGCCAGCCGTGGCACCCGGCGCGCCGGCTGAGGAGGACCGCGCGCCCCAGCCCGGGCTCGCGAGCCTCGAAACGTTGCTCGACCAGGTCAGAGCGGCGGGGCTGGCCGTGACGCTGACGGTCCGCGGCGACGGCCGTGCGCTGCCCGGTGGGCTCCAGCTGGCCGTCTACCGGCTGATCCAGGAGTCGCTGACGAACGCCCTCAAGCACGCCGGCCCGGGCTGCGCCGCCCGGGTGACCGTCGACTACCGGCCGGACCGGGTGCTGCTCGACGTCGTCGACGACGGCGCCGCGGGCTGGCAGCCTGACGACCCGGGGTTGCCCGGGTTGGCCTTCGTGGGCCAGCCCGTCCCCCCAGGCCGCGACGCTGCGTCCGCTGTCTCCCAGAATCTGGTCCCTCCCAGCCCTGGCTCGGATGGCCCCGTCTCCGCGGGCCATGGCGTCACGGGGATGCGGGAACGAGTCGCCGCCTGGGGCGGCGAGCTGACCTGTGGCCCGCTGCGGTCCGGCGGCTGGCGCGTCACCGCCTGCCTGCCTCGCTCGGCCGCCACCGACCGGCCGGCCGAGACCGTTCTGCCGGGTGCGGCGTGA
- a CDS encoding response regulator transcription factor yields MTGPAGQARAGAGGSVSAPAGSLSADSGGAASIRVLLADDQPLIRLGFRMFLRAEPGIEVVGEADDGASAVRLARQLRPDVVFMDVRMPGMDGIEATAAIVAARLPTRVLILTTFDLDQYVYAGLRAGASGFLLKDARPAELAAAAHAVAAGDAVIAPSATRRLLETFTPLLPTPEQADARSSALAALTDREHDVLLLVAQARTNREIADGLHVSEATVKVHVGRILAKLGLRDRVQTVAFAYETGLITPSAGYRANG; encoded by the coding sequence ATGACGGGTCCGGCCGGCCAGGCACGGGCCGGGGCCGGCGGTTCCGTGTCCGCGCCGGCCGGGTCCTTGTCCGCCGACTCCGGGGGCGCGGCGTCGATCCGGGTGCTGCTCGCCGACGACCAGCCGCTGATCAGGCTGGGTTTCCGCATGTTCCTGCGGGCCGAGCCGGGCATCGAGGTCGTCGGCGAGGCCGACGACGGGGCGAGCGCCGTCAGACTGGCCCGTCAGCTGCGCCCGGACGTGGTCTTCATGGACGTCCGGATGCCCGGCATGGACGGCATCGAGGCGACCGCCGCGATCGTCGCGGCCCGGCTGCCGACCAGGGTGCTGATCCTGACCACGTTCGACCTCGACCAGTACGTCTACGCGGGCCTGCGGGCCGGGGCGAGTGGCTTCCTGCTCAAGGACGCGCGCCCGGCCGAGCTCGCCGCGGCCGCCCACGCGGTGGCCGCGGGCGACGCCGTCATCGCGCCGAGCGCCACGCGCCGGCTGCTGGAGACGTTCACGCCGCTGCTGCCCACCCCCGAGCAGGCCGACGCCCGATCGTCCGCGCTGGCCGCCCTCACCGACCGTGAGCATGACGTCCTGCTCCTGGTGGCCCAGGCCCGCACCAACCGCGAGATTGCCGACGGGCTGCACGTCTCCGAGGCCACTGTGAAGGTCCACGTCGGCCGGATCCTGGCCAAGCTGGGCCTGCGGGACCGGGTCCAGACCGTCGCCTTCGCTTACGAGACCGGTCTGATCACCCCAAGCGCCGGCTACCGGGCGAACGGCTGA